In the Natrinema amylolyticum genome, one interval contains:
- a CDS encoding DUF2309 domain-containing protein: MTRKESDDARRIAESIDRAAERIGSVWPLHSFVTANPLSGFEDEPFNRAVAEAEELFGGRGYPHPSVFRRAWESGRIDPETLRTELEAHGIDRDPETLLEEMAAAESERAAAEPDDATDAVDRVLSKWLAAFLDEGQAKWPMPNREDGFYRAWRAVAPHDGAVPGPADADDLPETATEALEAVLGEYPEGRWVEILEANLAALPGWSGFVTQRIDDDADPWQGAYPITLTQYLAVRLTLADLLDAPIDLADGTSTGEPDADGGDVPLPEIWLTAWEKSYRERLLDGIDDVTDPADASDGDRPAAQLVFCIDTRSEVIRRHIEAQGPYETHGYAGFFGVPMRHRGYEAAADTDACPPIVEPEHRIVDRPTDTEAAAAREQWTGLATAARKHFKTLKSNLVAAFTFVEGAGSAYGSAMAARTLSPSTVAALESAIAEHVPSRHEAAAPAVDYDSYDDHDHADHDLPQGLSHEEKVEYAQTAFELMGWTEFARLVVFAGHASETTNNPFGSSLDCGACAGSPGGPNARVLAAICNDPDVRATLRERGIDIPEDTVFLAGEHNTTTDEITLFDHDVPESHAEDLESLRADLSRARAGAAAERTASADGETAVDEVERKAADWAETRPEWGLAGNASFVIGPRELTADRNLDGRAFLHSYDWSVDPDGDALEAILTGPLVVTQWINNQYYFATVDNAVYGSGSKVTQNPVGNVGVVQGNGGDLLTGLPLQSLKLDDERPFHQPLRLTAVIHAPLERVTEILREHEDVTQLLDNGWIGDLTVIDPEQENATFRYAGDLEWAADAETVPAAETATPTPTSAADD; this comes from the coding sequence ATGACGCGTAAGGAATCCGACGACGCCCGTCGCATCGCAGAGAGCATCGACCGCGCGGCCGAGCGCATCGGCTCGGTCTGGCCGCTGCACTCGTTCGTCACGGCCAACCCCCTCTCGGGGTTCGAGGACGAGCCGTTCAACCGGGCCGTCGCGGAGGCCGAGGAGCTGTTCGGCGGCCGAGGCTACCCCCACCCGTCGGTCTTCCGCCGCGCCTGGGAGTCGGGTCGAATCGACCCCGAAACGCTCCGGACGGAACTCGAGGCCCACGGCATCGACCGTGATCCCGAGACGCTCCTCGAGGAGATGGCCGCGGCCGAATCGGAACGCGCCGCCGCCGAGCCAGACGACGCGACCGACGCCGTCGACCGGGTCCTCTCGAAGTGGCTCGCGGCCTTCCTCGACGAGGGGCAGGCCAAGTGGCCGATGCCCAACCGCGAGGACGGGTTCTATCGGGCCTGGCGCGCGGTGGCTCCCCACGACGGCGCCGTCCCCGGCCCCGCCGACGCCGACGACCTGCCCGAAACGGCGACCGAGGCGCTCGAGGCGGTGCTGGGCGAGTACCCCGAAGGGCGCTGGGTCGAGATCCTCGAAGCGAACCTCGCCGCCCTCCCGGGCTGGAGCGGGTTCGTCACGCAGCGGATCGACGACGACGCCGACCCGTGGCAGGGGGCGTACCCGATCACGCTGACGCAGTACCTCGCGGTGCGGCTGACGCTCGCCGACCTGCTGGACGCGCCGATCGACCTCGCCGACGGGACTAGCACCGGCGAACCGGACGCGGACGGCGGCGACGTTCCCCTGCCCGAGATCTGGCTGACCGCCTGGGAGAAGAGCTACCGCGAGCGGCTCCTCGACGGGATCGACGACGTGACCGATCCCGCGGACGCCAGCGACGGCGACCGACCGGCCGCCCAGCTCGTGTTCTGTATCGACACTCGCTCGGAGGTGATCCGCCGTCACATCGAGGCCCAAGGCCCCTACGAGACCCACGGCTACGCGGGTTTTTTCGGCGTACCGATGCGCCACCGCGGCTACGAGGCCGCGGCCGACACCGACGCCTGCCCGCCGATCGTCGAGCCCGAACACCGGATCGTCGATCGGCCCACCGACACCGAGGCGGCCGCTGCCCGCGAGCAGTGGACCGGTCTCGCCACGGCGGCCCGCAAACACTTCAAAACGCTCAAGTCGAACCTCGTCGCCGCGTTCACCTTCGTCGAGGGGGCCGGCAGCGCCTACGGCTCGGCGATGGCCGCACGGACGCTGTCGCCGTCGACGGTCGCCGCGCTCGAGTCCGCTATCGCGGAGCACGTCCCGAGCCGCCACGAGGCCGCCGCGCCCGCCGTCGACTACGATTCGTACGACGATCACGACCACGCCGACCACGACCTCCCGCAGGGGCTGAGCCACGAGGAGAAAGTCGAGTACGCACAGACGGCCTTCGAACTCATGGGCTGGACGGAGTTCGCCCGGCTGGTCGTCTTCGCGGGCCACGCCAGCGAGACGACGAACAACCCCTTCGGCTCGAGCCTCGACTGCGGGGCCTGCGCCGGCAGCCCCGGCGGCCCCAACGCTCGCGTCCTCGCGGCGATCTGTAACGATCCGGACGTCAGGGCGACGCTCCGCGAGCGCGGGATCGACATTCCCGAGGACACCGTCTTCCTCGCGGGCGAACACAACACGACGACCGACGAGATCACGCTGTTCGACCACGACGTGCCCGAGAGCCACGCCGAGGACCTCGAGTCCCTCCGTGCGGACCTCTCCCGCGCCCGCGCCGGGGCCGCGGCCGAGCGCACCGCGTCGGCCGACGGCGAGACGGCAGTCGACGAGGTCGAGCGCAAGGCGGCCGACTGGGCCGAGACCCGCCCCGAGTGGGGGCTGGCCGGCAACGCCTCGTTCGTCATCGGGCCGCGCGAACTGACCGCCGACCGGAATCTCGACGGCCGCGCGTTCCTCCACTCCTACGACTGGTCCGTCGATCCGGACGGCGACGCGCTCGAGGCGATCCTGACGGGTCCGCTCGTGGTCACCCAGTGGATCAACAACCAGTACTACTTCGCGACCGTGGACAACGCGGTCTACGGCAGCGGCTCGAAGGTCACCCAGAATCCGGTGGGAAACGTCGGCGTCGTGCAAGGCAACGGCGGGGACCTGCTGACCGGGCTGCCGTTGCAATCGCTCAAGCTCGACGACGAGCGACCGTTCCATCAGCCGCTGCGGCTGACCGCCGTGATTCACGCGCCGCTCGAGCGCGTGACCGAGATCCTCCGCGAGCACGAGGACGTCACGCAGTTGCTCGACAACGGTTGGATCGGCGATCTGACGGTCATCGACCCCGAGCAGGAGAACGCGACCTTCCGCTACGCGGGCGACCTCGAGTGGGCGGCCGACGCCGAGACGGTGCCCGCGGCGGAGACCGCGACACCGACCCCGACGTCGGCGGCCGACGACTGA
- a CDS encoding proton-conducting transporter membrane subunit produces the protein MTEDTATIDDDVAQRPEPTPPRSAVPRASTWTVWALFLASLGVLALAVRGGTAWELSTLLRIDGLTAVMWVVVTFFSGIVHSYSRRYMAGDRDIERFFGRVFGFTLAVMTMTAANHVALFVAAWLAMGLLLAGLIGHVRDWPQARAAGRVARRYFLASSALLAGSVALLVWATGATTLTGVLAGLETVSRTTVLVAAGGIVLAAIIQSALVPFHGWLLSSMTAPTPASALMHAGFVNAGGVLLTRFAPVVAAEIVVMSAIVLVGAVSALLGQAMILVQTDVKRKLGSSTIAQMGFMILQCGLGFFAAAIAHLILHGFYKAYLFLSSGAGVERAAPKDAGHTELGFPGIAVSLVTAVGGGVLFGVLTGKATSLTLNSGTILTLVVVLTTLTAARDILRRSTLPTTVRFVSVPLIVLTAIGGYAVMFNAVSSMLSGVPMTHVSTEMTVVHYLVVALFVGTYLVTELGWYRSSERLYVALLNVSQPDPSTVLTNTEEYNDA, from the coding sequence ATGACCGAGGACACAGCAACGATCGACGACGACGTCGCACAGCGCCCCGAACCGACGCCGCCGCGTTCGGCCGTACCGCGAGCGTCGACCTGGACGGTCTGGGCGCTCTTTCTGGCCAGTCTCGGCGTTCTCGCGCTGGCGGTTCGAGGGGGGACCGCCTGGGAACTCTCGACGCTCCTACGGATCGACGGGCTGACCGCGGTCATGTGGGTCGTGGTCACGTTCTTCAGCGGGATCGTCCACAGCTACTCGCGGCGCTACATGGCCGGCGACCGCGACATCGAGCGGTTCTTCGGCCGCGTGTTCGGCTTTACCCTCGCCGTCATGACGATGACCGCGGCGAATCACGTCGCGCTGTTCGTGGCCGCGTGGCTGGCGATGGGACTGCTGCTGGCCGGACTCATCGGCCACGTTCGCGACTGGCCACAGGCCCGGGCCGCCGGCCGGGTCGCCCGCCGCTACTTCCTCGCCAGCAGCGCCCTGCTTGCCGGCTCCGTGGCGCTGCTCGTCTGGGCGACCGGCGCGACGACGCTCACCGGCGTCCTCGCGGGGCTCGAGACCGTCTCTCGGACGACCGTCCTCGTCGCCGCCGGAGGAATCGTCCTCGCGGCGATCATCCAATCGGCGCTCGTTCCCTTCCACGGCTGGCTGCTGTCGTCGATGACCGCGCCGACGCCGGCGTCGGCCCTGATGCACGCCGGGTTCGTCAACGCGGGCGGGGTCCTGCTGACCCGGTTCGCCCCGGTGGTCGCCGCCGAGATCGTCGTCATGTCGGCGATCGTCCTCGTCGGCGCGGTCAGCGCCCTGCTCGGCCAGGCGATGATCCTCGTCCAGACGGACGTCAAGCGCAAGCTCGGCAGTTCGACGATCGCTCAGATGGGCTTTATGATACTGCAGTGCGGGCTGGGCTTTTTCGCCGCGGCGATCGCTCACCTCATCCTCCACGGCTTCTACAAGGCGTATCTCTTCCTCTCGTCGGGAGCCGGCGTCGAGCGTGCGGCTCCCAAAGACGCGGGCCACACCGAACTGGGCTTCCCGGGGATCGCCGTCAGCCTCGTGACGGCCGTCGGCGGCGGCGTCCTCTTCGGCGTCCTCACCGGGAAGGCGACGAGCCTGACGCTGAACAGCGGGACGATTCTGACGCTGGTCGTGGTCCTGACGACGCTGACCGCGGCTCGCGATATCCTCCGGCGCTCGACCCTGCCGACGACGGTCAGGTTCGTCAGCGTCCCGCTCATCGTCCTGACCGCCATCGGCGGCTACGCCGTGATGTTCAACGCCGTCTCGTCGATGCTGTCCGGCGTCCCGATGACCCACGTTTCGACCGAGATGACCGTCGTCCACTACCTCGTCGTCGCCCTCTTCGTCGGGACGTATCTCGTGACGGAACTGGGCTGGTATCGCTCGAGCGAGCGCCTCTACGTCGCCCTGCTGAACGTCTCTCAACCCGATCCGTCGACCGTCCTCACCAACACGGAGGAATACAATGACGCGTAA